A single region of the Polyangiaceae bacterium genome encodes:
- a CDS encoding nucleotidyl transferase AbiEii/AbiGii toxin family protein, translated as MTTKGQITKVASNDGVDAKVVERDYVLAHVVALIAAQNADGAIVFKGGTSLRLLHFEDYRYSADLDFSVIKGGKGEARDRITAALAGTPPGTITELGVVDDAILYQGPLGAQRRIKLDLADDELVVNTEQRPLLRRWADTPECNVAAYTRLETTAEKLRCVLQRRQCRDFLDLSLLLGEEELDAVVDLFRRKATHRGLDPAKFAERFERRVGEYERQWNQELEQYLGEVPHFEEVERSVRRELRKAGLL; from the coding sequence ATGACGACAAAGGGACAGATCACCAAGGTCGCGAGCAACGACGGCGTGGACGCAAAAGTCGTCGAGCGGGACTACGTGCTCGCCCATGTCGTGGCGCTCATCGCGGCACAGAACGCAGATGGCGCAATCGTCTTCAAAGGCGGAACGTCTCTGAGGCTTCTGCATTTCGAAGACTACCGGTACTCGGCGGATCTGGATTTCTCGGTCATCAAAGGGGGCAAGGGCGAGGCGCGAGACCGGATCACGGCTGCGCTGGCGGGCACCCCTCCCGGCACGATCACCGAGCTTGGAGTCGTCGACGATGCGATCCTGTACCAGGGACCGCTCGGAGCGCAGCGACGCATCAAGCTCGATCTTGCCGACGATGAGCTGGTGGTCAACACGGAGCAGCGGCCACTACTTCGCCGATGGGCTGACACCCCAGAATGCAATGTCGCGGCGTACACCAGGCTGGAAACCACGGCGGAGAAGCTCCGGTGCGTTCTGCAACGGCGCCAGTGCAGAGACTTCCTCGACCTCAGTCTGTTGCTCGGCGAAGAAGAGCTCGATGCGGTCGTAGATTTGTTTCGGAGAAAGGCGACGCATCGCGGTCTGGACCCCGCGAAGTTTGCAGAGAGGTTCGAGAGGCGTGTCGGGGAGTACGAGCGCCAGTGGAATCAGGAGCTCGAGCAGTATCTAGGCGAAGTCCCCCACTTCGAGGAGGTTGAACGGAGCGTGCGCCGGGAGTTGCGAAAGGCCGGCTTGCTATAG
- a CDS encoding type IV toxin-antitoxin system AbiEi family antitoxin domain-containing protein, with product MRSSTQLTGLALLDQFVSEGVTQFTSAEAAARLGRSAAATGNILGRLVRDGLLDRVRRGHYVIRQLGTLGTTAAAESVLLSVAAGFRNVRHRVAYRTALDQLDLLAHPSRSIQVALAKPTRSERLSGRRLTVVQEPEGALEVGAKKQDGVLMSDLERSLLDAAARPEIVGGIAVLAEALEAASSKGVDAEKLTEYARALSWGPALRRIGSLADTLRITGLAGRLAPLTKPSSDIDLEPGHGKTSYRDTKWWVRWDQAPSELQNVVHQ from the coding sequence ATGCGTTCTAGCACACAGCTCACTGGTCTCGCGCTGCTCGACCAGTTCGTCAGCGAGGGAGTGACCCAATTCACTTCGGCCGAGGCCGCCGCACGGCTCGGTAGGTCTGCCGCAGCGACCGGAAACATCCTCGGGCGACTCGTTCGGGATGGGCTGCTCGACCGGGTTCGACGGGGACACTATGTGATCCGGCAACTTGGGACGCTCGGGACGACCGCTGCCGCAGAGAGCGTCCTTCTTTCCGTCGCCGCTGGGTTCCGCAACGTTCGCCACCGCGTCGCATACCGAACCGCGCTGGACCAGCTCGATCTTCTCGCGCATCCCTCGCGGTCGATCCAGGTGGCGCTCGCCAAACCGACGCGAAGCGAGCGCCTCTCGGGGCGGCGACTCACGGTGGTGCAAGAGCCCGAGGGGGCGCTCGAAGTGGGCGCGAAGAAACAGGACGGTGTCCTCATGTCGGACCTGGAACGCTCGCTGCTGGATGCGGCCGCCCGTCCAGAGATCGTCGGTGGAATCGCCGTCCTAGCAGAGGCCCTCGAAGCGGCATCGTCCAAGGGCGTCGATGCGGAGAAGCTCACCGAGTACGCCCGCGCGCTGTCGTGGGGGCCCGCGCTTCGCCGAATCGGTTCCCTCGCCGACACACTGCGCATTACCGGATTGGCCGGCCGGCTGGCGCCCCTGACGAAGCCGAGCAGCGACATCGACCTCGAGCCCGGGCACGGCAAGACGTCCTATCGCGACACGAAATGGTGGGTCCGGTGGGATCAGGCGCCGTCGGAGCTGCAGAATGTCGTGCACCAATGA
- a CDS encoding four helix bundle protein, whose protein sequence is MQFRTLELALATQRNLAPLVARVQRHDRKLAAQLRDATNSFVLNLGEGVASDPGTRRSRYFSAAGSASEVRAGLRAAQGSGYVTEPALAPVLDQLDHLLATLWKLTH, encoded by the coding sequence ATGCAGTTCCGCACTCTCGAACTCGCGCTCGCCACTCAACGCAACCTCGCGCCGCTGGTTGCCCGCGTGCAGCGGCACGATAGAAAGCTTGCCGCGCAGCTGCGCGACGCGACGAACAGCTTCGTGCTGAACCTCGGCGAGGGCGTCGCGAGCGATCCCGGCACCCGCCGCTCCCGCTACTTCAGCGCCGCCGGAAGCGCCAGCGAAGTCCGCGCAGGGCTCAGGGCCGCGCAGGGCTCGGGCTACGTCACCGAGCCCGCCCTCGCGCCCGTCCTCGACCAGCTCGATCATCTGCTCGCCACCTTGTGGAAGCTGACGCATTAG
- a CDS encoding NAD(P)/FAD-dependent oxidoreductase: MSPVFAPATALRGRKSRYDAIVVGSGMGGSAAAAILAKQNASVLVLERNPRLGGILASYERDGFKIDVGSHLISRGERGPIGRLLRGLGLSEPTFITHRIPVRSRGMFQIAAPEHRRQLPAYALEAARKLGLSLREEASLARMLLQVFTLTEHELTQWDARTLDEFIREHTEHPGAYFLFSFLASIFFVLPPWQVSAGEAIRCLRWVIRAYRLSYVRGGMDSIIHALLRLVPEADGDIVVQTPVVGIRRRGDEWTVTTAGGDEYRAPVVIANLAPRDLLPLLDRQELPPSWVERVQHIRGSGNAHQIKFGLSRALIEEGCLIGGVSSSGLGLEDLSLKLMQDTVGAIEVGRVSDPMAIYAPVPSNYDASLAPPGAQLVVASIYGPVCLDPADPPEHWRERIVEAFASVVPGFQDALTFVEFSPVPAVGVWMGKSNRAAISNGQRPGQVGSDRLPVQTPLPGLFIAGDGAGGRGIGTELATESAIEAATAVAQYFTERRAA; the protein is encoded by the coding sequence ATGTCTCCCGTGTTCGCCCCCGCCACCGCGCTCCGCGGCCGCAAGTCTCGCTACGACGCGATCGTGGTGGGTAGCGGCATGGGCGGCAGTGCGGCAGCGGCGATCTTGGCCAAGCAGAATGCCTCCGTGTTGGTGCTCGAGCGCAATCCTCGCCTCGGCGGCATCTTGGCGTCTTACGAGCGCGATGGCTTCAAGATCGACGTCGGCAGTCACTTGATTTCGCGCGGCGAGCGCGGTCCGATCGGCCGTCTGCTGCGTGGGCTCGGCCTGAGCGAACCGACCTTCATCACTCATCGCATTCCGGTTCGATCGCGCGGCATGTTTCAGATCGCGGCGCCCGAGCACCGTCGGCAGTTGCCCGCCTACGCCTTGGAAGCGGCGCGCAAGTTGGGGCTTTCCCTGCGAGAAGAGGCCAGCTTGGCCCGGATGCTGCTGCAGGTGTTCACCCTGACGGAGCACGAACTCACGCAGTGGGACGCGCGCACGCTGGATGAGTTCATTCGCGAACACACCGAGCATCCCGGCGCGTACTTCCTGTTCAGCTTCTTGGCCAGCATCTTCTTCGTGCTGCCGCCCTGGCAGGTGTCCGCGGGGGAGGCGATTCGCTGTCTGCGTTGGGTCATCCGCGCTTATCGCTTGTCCTACGTGCGCGGCGGCATGGACAGCATCATCCACGCGCTGCTGCGGCTGGTGCCCGAAGCCGACGGCGACATCGTCGTGCAGACGCCCGTGGTGGGGATCCGCCGTCGTGGTGACGAGTGGACTGTCACCACCGCGGGGGGAGACGAGTATCGAGCGCCGGTCGTGATCGCGAACCTGGCGCCGCGGGACTTGTTGCCGTTGCTCGACCGGCAAGAGCTGCCGCCGTCGTGGGTGGAGCGTGTGCAGCACATTCGCGGCTCGGGCAACGCGCACCAGATCAAATTCGGGTTGAGCCGAGCGCTGATCGAAGAGGGCTGTCTGATTGGCGGAGTGTCCTCGAGCGGGCTGGGCCTCGAGGATCTGAGCTTGAAGCTGATGCAGGACACCGTGGGAGCCATCGAGGTGGGGCGAGTGTCGGATCCAATGGCGATCTATGCGCCCGTGCCGAGCAACTACGACGCGTCCTTGGCGCCGCCGGGGGCGCAGTTGGTGGTGGCGAGCATCTATGGGCCGGTGTGTCTGGATCCGGCCGATCCGCCTGAGCATTGGCGCGAGCGCATCGTCGAGGCGTTTGCTTCGGTGGTGCCGGGCTTCCAGGACGCCCTGACTTTCGTCGAGTTTTCGCCGGTGCCGGCCGTGGGCGTGTGGATGGGCAAGAGCAATCGCGCCGCGATCTCCAACGGACAGCGCCCGGGACAAGTGGGCAGTGACCGCTTGCCGGTGCAGACGCCGCTGCCGGGGCTCTTCATCGCGGGGGACGGCGCGGGAGGGCGCGGCATCGGCACGGAGCTTGCGACCGAGTCGGCGATCGAAGCAGCGACGGCGGTCGCGCAGTACTTCACGGAAAGGCGCGCCGCATGA
- a CDS encoding prenyltransferase, with the protein MTVHLNAQAMTSAHHDLWRGVWRVADPKITLASVAAMILGAGVAAAEGPLSWGWLALTVVGIFFIEAAKNASGEIFDWDSGADQGLREDERTPFSGGKRVLVDGLMTRAQCAVMAAVFYVLGSAAGLVIVVFHEPRVLGFGLVGVALAFFYHAPPLSLSYRGLGEAAVALAYGPVIACGTYLVQRHDVSAAMALVSLPLGLAIMAFLWINEFPDARADEAAGKRTLVVRLGRARAARAFLGLWVLTYALLALLPFLGLPVAVLGGLIGLPLALRAGLGLLRAYDDPARIAPLQGQTLLSFVLLALGAGAGVAWFG; encoded by the coding sequence ATGACCGTGCACCTGAATGCCCAAGCGATGACGAGTGCGCATCACGATCTCTGGCGCGGTGTGTGGCGCGTCGCCGATCCGAAGATCACGCTGGCGTCCGTGGCGGCGATGATCCTGGGCGCCGGAGTGGCGGCTGCAGAGGGACCGCTTTCCTGGGGCTGGCTTGCGTTGACGGTAGTGGGGATCTTTTTCATCGAAGCCGCGAAGAACGCCTCGGGTGAGATTTTTGATTGGGATTCCGGAGCGGATCAGGGGCTTCGCGAGGACGAGCGCACGCCCTTCAGCGGCGGCAAGCGCGTGCTGGTGGACGGACTGATGACCCGTGCACAGTGCGCGGTGATGGCGGCGGTCTTCTACGTGCTCGGTTCCGCCGCGGGGCTCGTGATCGTGGTGTTTCACGAACCACGGGTGCTCGGCTTCGGGCTCGTGGGCGTGGCGCTGGCGTTCTTCTATCACGCGCCGCCGTTGTCGCTTTCCTATCGCGGGCTAGGGGAGGCAGCGGTTGCGTTGGCTTACGGTCCCGTGATCGCGTGCGGAACGTATCTGGTGCAACGTCACGACGTTTCCGCGGCGATGGCGCTCGTGTCCTTGCCTCTCGGGCTCGCGATCATGGCGTTCTTGTGGATCAACGAGTTTCCCGATGCGCGCGCAGATGAAGCCGCGGGCAAGCGCACGCTGGTGGTGCGGCTAGGGCGAGCGCGAGCGGCCCGAGCGTTCCTTGGGCTGTGGGTGCTGACGTACGCGTTGCTCGCGCTGCTGCCGTTCTTAGGGTTGCCCGTGGCCGTGCTCGGCGGGCTCATCGGTTTGCCCCTCGCTCTCCGCGCCGGACTTGGACTCTTGCGCGCCTACGACGACCCGGCGCGCATCGCGCCCTTGCAGGGGCAAACGTTGCTCTC